The Scyliorhinus canicula chromosome 11, sScyCan1.1, whole genome shotgun sequence genome contains a region encoding:
- the atp5f1c gene encoding ATP synthase subunit gamma, mitochondrial isoform X2 yields the protein MFARSGFVLLFEPQWGQVRNMATLKDITRRLKSIKNIQKITQSMKMVAAAKYARAERELKPARVYGTGALALYDKAEIEAAEDQAKHLIIGVSSDRGLCGGIHSNVAKNIRNQIAELTAAGKEVKIATIGEKLRSLLYRNYGSHLLLTFKEMGRKPPTFGDASIIASELLSSGFEFDKGAVVFNRFKSVISYSTEAKPVFSFDTLTNSENLSIYDDIDADVLRNYQEFSLANIIYWSLKESTTSEQSARMTAMDSASKNASEIIDKLTLTYNRTRQAVITKELIEIISGAAAL from the exons GGGTCAAGTCCGAAACATGGCAACGCTGAAGGACA TTACCAGGCGCTTGAAAtccatcaaaaacatccaaaagaTTACCCAATCCATGAAAATGGTGGCTGCAGCAAAATATgcaagagcggagagagagctgAAACCAGCAAGAGTTTATGGAACTGGAGCTCTTG ctcTATATGACAAGGCAGAAATTGAAGCTGCTGAAGACCAAGCCAAACACCTGATCATTGGGGTGTCCTCTGACCGTGGTCTCTGTGGTGGTATCCATAGTAATGTTGCTAAGAATATAAGAAATCAAATTGCGGAATTGACTGCTGCAGGAAAGGAGGTTAAGATTGCTACTATTGGTGAGAAGCTGAGATCACTGCTGTATAG AAACTATGGAAGTCATTTGCTGTTGACCTTCAAGGAAATGGGCCGGAAACCCCCAACATTTGGTGATGCCTCAATTATTGCCTCTGAGCTCTTGAGCTCTGGCTTTGAATTTGATAAAGGTGCTGTTGTATTCAACAGGTTTAA GTCCGTGATTTCCTATAGTACTGAGGCGAAACCAGTCTTCTCTTTTGACACACTTACAAATTCTG AGAACCTTAGTATTTATGACGACATTGACGCTGATGTTCTACGTAACTACCAGGAGTTCTCTCTGGCAAACATCATTTACTGGAGCTTGAAGGAATCCACCACAAGCGAGCAAAGTGCCAGGATGACAGCTATGGATAGTGCCAGCAAGAATGCTT cTGAAATTATTGACAAGCTGACATTGACATATAATCGCACTCGCCAAGCCGTCATTACCAAGGAACTGATTGAGATTATCTCCGGTGCTGCTGCTCT GTAA
- the atp5f1c gene encoding ATP synthase subunit gamma, mitochondrial isoform X1 has translation MFARSGFVLLFEPQWGQVRNMATLKDITRRLKSIKNIQKITQSMKMVAAAKYARAERELKPARVYGTGALALYDKAEIEAAEDQAKHLIIGVSSDRGLCGGIHSNVAKNIRNQIAELTAAGKEVKIATIGEKLRSLLYRNYGSHLLLTFKEMGRKPPTFGDASIIASELLSSGFEFDKGAVVFNRFKSVISYSTEAKPVFSFDTLTNSENLSIYDDIDADVLRNYQEFSLANIIYWSLKESTTSEQSARMTAMDSASKNASEIIDKLTLTYNRTRQAVITKELIEIISGAAALSF, from the exons GGGTCAAGTCCGAAACATGGCAACGCTGAAGGACA TTACCAGGCGCTTGAAAtccatcaaaaacatccaaaagaTTACCCAATCCATGAAAATGGTGGCTGCAGCAAAATATgcaagagcggagagagagctgAAACCAGCAAGAGTTTATGGAACTGGAGCTCTTG ctcTATATGACAAGGCAGAAATTGAAGCTGCTGAAGACCAAGCCAAACACCTGATCATTGGGGTGTCCTCTGACCGTGGTCTCTGTGGTGGTATCCATAGTAATGTTGCTAAGAATATAAGAAATCAAATTGCGGAATTGACTGCTGCAGGAAAGGAGGTTAAGATTGCTACTATTGGTGAGAAGCTGAGATCACTGCTGTATAG AAACTATGGAAGTCATTTGCTGTTGACCTTCAAGGAAATGGGCCGGAAACCCCCAACATTTGGTGATGCCTCAATTATTGCCTCTGAGCTCTTGAGCTCTGGCTTTGAATTTGATAAAGGTGCTGTTGTATTCAACAGGTTTAA GTCCGTGATTTCCTATAGTACTGAGGCGAAACCAGTCTTCTCTTTTGACACACTTACAAATTCTG AGAACCTTAGTATTTATGACGACATTGACGCTGATGTTCTACGTAACTACCAGGAGTTCTCTCTGGCAAACATCATTTACTGGAGCTTGAAGGAATCCACCACAAGCGAGCAAAGTGCCAGGATGACAGCTATGGATAGTGCCAGCAAGAATGCTT cTGAAATTATTGACAAGCTGACATTGACATATAATCGCACTCGCCAAGCCGTCATTACCAAGGAACTGATTGAGATTATCTCCGGTGCTGCTGCTCT GAGTTTTTAA
- the atp5f1c gene encoding ATP synthase subunit gamma, mitochondrial isoform X3 has product MFARSGFVLLFEPQWGQVRNMATLKDITRRLKSIKNIQKITQSMKMVAAAKYARAERELKPARVYGTGALALYDKAEIEAAEDQAKHLIIGVSSDRGLCGGIHSNVAKNIRNQIAELTAAGKEVKIATIGEKLRSLLYRNYGSHLLLTFKEMGRKPPTFGDASIIASELLSSGFEFDKGAVVFNRFKSVISYSTEAKPVFSFDTLTNSENLSIYDDIDADVLRNYQEFSLANIIYWSLKESTTSEQSARMTAMDSASKNASEIIDKLTLTYNRTRQAVITKELIEIISGAAAL; this is encoded by the exons GGGTCAAGTCCGAAACATGGCAACGCTGAAGGACA TTACCAGGCGCTTGAAAtccatcaaaaacatccaaaagaTTACCCAATCCATGAAAATGGTGGCTGCAGCAAAATATgcaagagcggagagagagctgAAACCAGCAAGAGTTTATGGAACTGGAGCTCTTG ctcTATATGACAAGGCAGAAATTGAAGCTGCTGAAGACCAAGCCAAACACCTGATCATTGGGGTGTCCTCTGACCGTGGTCTCTGTGGTGGTATCCATAGTAATGTTGCTAAGAATATAAGAAATCAAATTGCGGAATTGACTGCTGCAGGAAAGGAGGTTAAGATTGCTACTATTGGTGAGAAGCTGAGATCACTGCTGTATAG AAACTATGGAAGTCATTTGCTGTTGACCTTCAAGGAAATGGGCCGGAAACCCCCAACATTTGGTGATGCCTCAATTATTGCCTCTGAGCTCTTGAGCTCTGGCTTTGAATTTGATAAAGGTGCTGTTGTATTCAACAGGTTTAA GTCCGTGATTTCCTATAGTACTGAGGCGAAACCAGTCTTCTCTTTTGACACACTTACAAATTCTG AGAACCTTAGTATTTATGACGACATTGACGCTGATGTTCTACGTAACTACCAGGAGTTCTCTCTGGCAAACATCATTTACTGGAGCTTGAAGGAATCCACCACAAGCGAGCAAAGTGCCAGGATGACAGCTATGGATAGTGCCAGCAAGAATGCTT cTGAAATTATTGACAAGCTGACATTGACATATAATCGCACTCGCCAAGCCGTCATTACCAAGGAACTGATTGAGATTATCTCCGGTGCTGCTGCTCTGTAA